The Anaerotignum propionicum DSM 1682 sequence AAATTTAAAAACGAAAGTTATTATAAAACAGTGAGTTTGTTTAAAATAAAGGAGGAAAAAAATTATGTATTATCCAATTTCAGAAAAAATTTCAGTTCTCGGAAAGGTTATACAAAAACCAAATTTAAGTTTTTCCTTTTTAGCATATCTTTTGCAAGGAGAAAAGAATGTGTTAATTGATACTGTCCCTGAAAAGGCGGGGGAGGTGTTTTTAACTGAATTAAAAGCACTGATTCCCATTAGCCAGTTGGATGCTATCATTTTGAATCATTCTGAAGAAGACCATAGTGGTGCCCTAGGTTTATTGCTGGCTGAAAAAGAGGATATTTCCATTTACTGTACAGAGGCATGTAAACAGCGCCTAATTTCCCGTTACCCAAATGGGCAATTCATAGCGGTAGAGCATTTATCCACGCTGAAAATAGGAACATTCCAATTTCGTTTTACCCATACTCCGGGACTGCACTGGGATGACAATATGGTTACTTATTTTGAAAATGAGAAAATTTTATTCTCAAATGATTTGTTTGGGCAGTATTTAGGTTGTCAGCCACCCCTTGACAAAGACTATTCCGTAGAGGATGTTTTGCAGGGAGCAAAATCATATTTTGATAAGGTGTTTGCGCCAGCTACCATTGAGGAAAAGCAGGTAGTTTTGAAAATAAGAGATTTGGATTTAAAATGTGTTGCACCTGGGCATGGTGTAATTTTAAAAGAAAAGTTAGAGGATGTTTTAGCACTTTATGAAAAGGAATGCGCTGGGACGTCTGAGATCAGATAATAAGTCATAAGCAGTGAGATATGGATTTTAAATTGGTGTCAAAGTAACTGTCAATTTTTCTTACCATAAAAGTGCTCACCTAATTTCAAATCGTTTGTTAAACAGTTGATTCGTTTTTAGACTTAACAAACAATGAATATAAATATGCATTGTAAAACCTCCTATGAGATATTTGTTGGGGTCTGGAAAAGACACAATAAAACATAGGAGGTTTTTGTGAGCAGAAATTTTTTGACATCTTGAATAAATCTCTTATTCGTTTATATGGATTTCAGGTTTTCCAAAGAGCGGCGAAAATTTCTCGTATTGAATAATTAAAAAAAATACACTATAATTAAATTAGAAAAAAATAGAAGTAATTACATTTTTATTAAAAATAATTTTAAAATGGAAGTGTTTTTATTTAATTTTACTATAATTTGGGAAAATAGAGAAACTAATGGGCTTGCAAATTTTTTAGTATATGTATTATATAATTGAAACAACCATTGGAACTTAGTTAAAACCAATTGCTTTTTTACCATTGAGCAATGGCAATGGCGAATGAAGAGAACACAATTTCATTTCCTCAAAATGGATGGAGGATTTCATGTGATTAAGTGGGGCATCTACTGGCAAGAAACGTTTTCGAATTTTATGGAAATCAATCAAGTACTGAACCAACTGGTATGGGGAGTTCCCATGATTATCATTTTAATGGGAACAGGAATCTACTTTAGCTTCGGCTTAAAATTTTTTCAACTCAGATGGTTCAGTTATCTAAATTGGCGTCAGGCGAAAAAACATTACAAAGAAATGAAATATGAAA is a genomic window containing:
- a CDS encoding FprA family A-type flavoprotein, whose product is MYYPISEKISVLGKVIQKPNLSFSFLAYLLQGEKNVLIDTVPEKAGEVFLTELKALIPISQLDAIILNHSEEDHSGALGLLLAEKEDISIYCTEACKQRLISRYPNGQFIAVEHLSTLKIGTFQFRFTHTPGLHWDDNMVTYFENEKILFSNDLFGQYLGCQPPLDKDYSVEDVLQGAKSYFDKVFAPATIEEKQVVLKIRDLDLKCVAPGHGVILKEKLEDVLALYEKECAGTSEIR